tccagatgtcCTCAAATCCTTTATAAGCTCAAACACAGGCCTTCATGAAAACTAGGTTGGCAACTAACGATTACTTTCATTGGTGATTTTTCTGCCAATTCtttctcaattaatcattttgtgTCGGAAAATAGTAGTTTTGTAATTTCCCAGAGCCTAAGGTGACTGATTGAAATAACCTGCTTTATCCAACTaacagatggagaaaaaaacaagtatgttccaagatattcagtttacttaaatatgacaaagaaaagcaagtGGAAACAGTATGCACACACCTCAGGGTTCTTGATCTTCTCCATGGTGATCAGGCGCCGTGAGGTGTGGCTGGAGAGTGTCTGCTCACAATTACTGATGAGCCGGAGACATGGGTGGAGAGGTACCACCTCCTCACAGTACCTGAACAggggacacatacacactcacagttACACATCAGTCTACGTGAGGAGCAGAAAGACGGAAAAACAGCGGTAGAGCAATTCCAATTACACCTACGGAGCTAAATGAGAGGATTGTTTAAGGCACTAGTGAAAACAATGCACTTCCTATTCTGTTTGGAGTCCATAAAAAGACTGCTGGGACACATACAGAAACTAATCCTGTTAAAATTACTACCTAACTGTGCCAACCATTCCAGTGTATTTCCTTTCTCCCTCCAttgctctgtttctctctcaccAATCAAACCACTAAACATTTGACCAGCGCAGTGTAACCACGGCCGGTAAAGCTAAGGTAGCTCATTTTGTGCAAAGATGAAGATGGAAAAAGTGACTCTGACCTGACAGGTCGACTGCTGGCTCTGTCATCACTAGCCAGGCCAGGTTATGGCCTATTAACAGCGGATGATGTATGTGTTTGCATATATGTGTAGCACTTTCTCCTAACCACCATCACAGTAGCAACAGTCCTGACTCAAAACCAGATTTGCACGTCACCGTTTGTCTGCCCTGTTGCCATGGCCACATGCGGGCCTCTGCGGCGATGCAGCCATGTGATAACTCTCTACTGCCAATCAGGAGTTTTACAAAAAACATGTGATTTAAAATGCatctaatacattttaaaacaatatgTGTATTTGTCCCATAATATTTCAAAATCCATCCAATTTATGCTCTCAATTTCACATCATGCAAAATCTGATGCTGTGAAGCAGAGGGCATTGGCCTCTAGTAGAAGAGCCTGTATCACTAAATGAGAGATTTGCCAAAATGTCCAGAAATTTACACTGCAGTAAAGACTTATgacctgaaaatgaaaacatggctaATTTATACTCATTTACAAGGATACCCTTACTTCTGACAACAGAGGCACTTTATTTATTCTCTTCACTTGTTTATGTTGTAATTAGGTCACTTTATGGCTATGATGACTGATATGCCATCATCTGTCTTGATACTTTTTCTtccttcatttatttttttaaaagggaagaGAGTTTAAGGGGTCTGACCTGGTCTAGACGCCGTCTTTTGCTGACAGGACTTTGTGTCACCTGTCatcacgcgcacgcacgcacacacagccttCCCATTCTCATGAagcagatacaaacacacaatccCCACTGTTTCTACCACAGCCATGGACACAGATAtgtgggggtgacagaaacatGATATATCCCCTGTAGAGCCCCAGATTAGGCCCAGGAGACAGGCTACGTCTGggtttacacacacagacacacatatccCAAAACAAATCAttgtacacagaaacacacacacacacacacacacacagttcacatATCTGACTTGCCTGACctcagacatttattttggcACAGCGATCTGACAGGCACAGAGTCAAGCACCGGTAGATGAGTAGCAAAGACAAATGTGTGAACATGATGACATACATGTATGGAAGTTCTCATACACAAgaccacacacattcatgcattatatatggatgcacacacacagggacaaacaCACTTATGTTGCAAgttgtgtgtgtagtagtgtacATTTGCTtgttctgtctctcacacacatccaTGATTATCTCATCTCCTCCCCGGTCCTATAATCAGTGACCAGAAGGATTTCCAGCCCTGCAGGGTTTTTCTCCCCCAAAACGTCCGTTGCTGCCGCTGTCTGTTGTGGTTCATACCTTTACAGTCAAACACCTGCACTTAGAGTAAGCAGTCAGCACTTCACTTTCTGCTAGTGCACACAACATTTAACaatgtgttgttctttgtttcagAAGATCTGTCGTATACAGCAAACGTATAAAACAGCTGTCGGTTGTGGTTTACTGTGACCCAGCTGTTTGGGCGGGAAAACTTTTACACACCTGTACACTACTTTGTATAAACACCATCATTCGCTCAGACGGAATGGGAAGGACAAGGTTTTATAGGAGCGGTAATGGAATAGCGCTACAGGGAAATGCTGGAAGGTAAAAAATCCAAGTGGAAAAGTCCTTTGTGTGCCAGTTGACTGGACTCCAACTGAAAGAGCTACAAACACAACCAGGTTTTAAACGCATTTAGCAGCTCATTAACTAATCTGTCATTAGTCAACTGATTATTAAACAGACATTCACTACGGTCTGTGTTACATTTACACTTGGCcatcatttatttacaaattgAATTAGATTTTGTAATTagattttataaaatgtaatcatGTTTACATTATAATCTGTCCTTGcctaatgttgttgttgttgttaaagaggtgctatgcagttttggccatttgctcgctgttttctcgctttttgcttgGAGGTTTCTCtttagagctccccctacagcttcagaatagatatttgacAGCTCCTAtatttacttgtgtctgactcctcagtgtcagtctgccgtttcctctttctctgttcctccgacaatgctttcctagctttctgcatCTTTTTTGCTGGCTCAACCAAGacaatagtgtgaaaaactccatcgttaccttgttagccggctcctgaatgggcgtatgtgtgcagtcccatgaagcaatttgttacatcgtgagacctgatatcatacggtacttcctgacgctgaggccagCGGCTCGCCagccaaaagttgcaagggtggtttttccgctcacaggtgATGGGGgaaagcgagacgaccaccattcaactcgaaaaaagtgatataaccattccaatgactccaaagctgttcagttaaggtaaattaagctaaaaaaaaaactgcacaatTCCCCTTAAGGAAAAGAATTAGGCCAACAATAGATTTAAAGGTTGTAGATTGTACTCATGATCTGTGTTTGGTGAAAGTGGTTTTAAAGTTGTTGAACCCTCATCTTGGTGTGAACTACAGTCAACTAAAACTAGATTATTTTATTAGCAAGAAATATTTTAATAACAGGATTACCACTCAATGTAGATGTCCTGTTACTGCTAATTCATTGTTTGACGtaatttgctgttttgtttttagcctGTTATTTGTTCTTTTATGTGAAACTCTTTGTGCTTCTGTCGTGGCCGGGACTCCCTTGTAAAAGgagattctgaatctcaatggTAATATTCCTGTTAAAATAaaggttcatttaaaaaaaaaaaaaataacaagactGTATTCTGGTTAGTTCTGGTTCATGGTTTGAGCCTGCCCCCTATTGATACAAATTATTATTTGGAAAACAGCACCAGCAAGAGGAGTTTCCAATCCAAGCCTATGAGGACAAAGTAAAATCTAGTATCAAAATATAAATCTCCATGCACTGAAACctgtttttaacaacaacaataaatcgGGTCACAGACTGGGTTTGACTGCTCGAATAACAGAAATGAGTGAGCTTTAAAGTGCTGGATGATACTGTGAGAGGCTAACGCTTCCTGAAATAGTGACTATCTGAGAGCAGCAGGCTCATCACTCTAAAAGACCTTTATATTATCAGCTAATGACACCGCACAATAAGTATGTTTACTCACTCTGGTCTGTAGACAGGCAGCCAATAGACGAGCCTCCCGCCCAAGACCAGGTGGTGGGCAGAGAAGTTTAACAGATCTGTGAAGATGTCACTCAGGTGGTACGCCTGTGAGACAGGGACGTGAGACTCTGCATAGCTGGGCAGAAGAATCAAATGAACACAGACGGGTTTAGACCGGAGCAACGCACATAACATTtaacataacaaacaaaacattaatgGTTTTCTCTAAAAGCATTTCCATTTTTCACAAgtctttcattcattttttcaaGTGCACCGAATTGGGAAATTTACTGAGAACAAATAATCCCAGGCTAGCCCTGCTGTGGTTAGTAACTGATATTCATGCCATGATACAAATTAAGGTGAATTTTCTCATTAAGTCATAGAGTGTCAGGTGAACTTACAGGACATCAGGGGGTCTAGTAATGTCTTTGTGGGAGCCTGTTCTCCTTGTGGACTCACGGATACCGTACGGAGCTGACGTCAGAAGGGCACACGGGaaccacaaacaacaaaacaaaagactaAGTTTATCCCATTATGAGAGGACTGCAGCTGGAGCACATGCTTGCTGCAATACTGCTTCAgtgaagaaaacacaaaaacacacacatttatcacGTTTTCATACCCAAAGCGTTAATAGTGGTCTGCTAAGAATAAACTAAGGACCTACGATCAGTAATGATGGCATCAAACAGAGCAGCCTTCCTCCACACAGGCTTGGATGCATCAGACACCATTACATCTACATACATCTCCTCTGTTCCATACTGCCGCAGGTTGGCTCTGATATTCTCATCAGGCCCTCGCCACTTCTGGTCTTTGCGGCTTGACCGACCTGAAAGACAAAGGCCCTTTTAGGAAATTTGGATAGCATCTGAAACTCAGAGCAGGATCCTGCCACTGTTGGTTCGAACACAGAAATGACCTGAAGCAATATTTGCTAGCTTGAATTAAAACATAACTGAAGTATAAGACGATGACACAATCTTACAATATAAGAGACTGCAGTTGATGTGCCATATAAGCTCTAAGTAGCCAAAACTTACCTCTGCCA
This sequence is a window from Sander vitreus isolate 19-12246 chromosome 6, sanVit1, whole genome shotgun sequence. Protein-coding genes within it:
- the trmt11 gene encoding tRNA (guanine(10)-N(2))-methyltransferase TRMT11 isoform X2, which gives rise to MGEIHLTSKIADGQRELIRSHSVKNRHFIGNTSMDAGLSFIMANHAKVNENDLVFDPFVGTGSLLVACSHFRAYVCGMDIDYNTIHGRGRSSRKDQKWRGPDENIRANLRQYGTEEMYVDVMVSDASKPVWRKAALFDAIITDPPYGIRESTRRTGSHKDITRPPDVLYAESHVPVSQAYHLSDIFTDLLNFSAHHLVLGGRLVYWLPVYRPEYCEEVVPLHPCLRLISNCEQTLSSHTSRRLITMEKIKNPEELDSLAHLADPRFSPYQGHNAFREKYFSGQNKKCGKEDSKTVVNGE